The following proteins are encoded in a genomic region of Phalacrocorax carbo chromosome 2, bPhaCar2.1, whole genome shotgun sequence:
- the MPLKIP gene encoding M-phase-specific PLK1-interacting protein: MYRQGFRPPTPPYAGGGFRSPPSGGGPVPPSPRGYGSPHHTPPYGHRPGPYGGGHSPRDHGFHGGGGRFGSPSPGGQTPRRPQSVSPRYPAPYGGKSPAGAPLHPQQQRKRSPGGFQRHYQGSPRTSTPFGTAHGREKRVSNDVENYYRPSMLEDPWAGLEPVSVTDINQQYSSEQTTYTGKKGRYFS, encoded by the exons ATGTACCGGCAGGGCTTCCGCCCCCCGACGCCTCCCTACGCGGGCGGCGGCTTCCGGAGCCCTCCCTCCGGCGGAGGCCccgtgcccccctccccgcggggCTACGGCAGCCCCCACCACACGCCGCCCTACGGCCACCGGCCCGGGCCTTACGGCGGTGGCCACTCGCCCCGAGACCACGGCTTccacggcggcggcgggcggttCGGGAGCCCGTCGCCGGGAGGGCAGACCCCGCGCAGGCCGCAGAGCGTCAGCCCCCGGTACCCGGCTCCCTACGGCGGCAAATCCCCGGCCGGAGCTCCCCTGCACCCGCAGCAGCAGCGCAAGCGCTCGCCCGGGGGCTTCCAGAGGCACTACCAG GGATCACCCAGGACATCTACTCCATTTGGTACAGCGCatggcagagagaaaagagtgTCTAATGATGTGGAAAACTATTACAGACCTTCAATGCTTGAGGACCCATGGGCTGGCCTAGAGCCAGTTTCTGTTACAGACATAAACCAACAATACAGCAGTGAGCAAACAACATATACTGGTAAAAAAGGGAGGTATTTCAGCTAA